A window of Chitinophagales bacterium contains these coding sequences:
- a CDS encoding glutamate--tRNA ligase has product MKKVRVRFAPSPTGGLHLGGVRTVLYNYLFAKKHGGDFVLRIEDTDQSRFVDGAEKYIFDCLQWCGLVPDESPLHGGEYGPYRQSERKEMYRAYAEKLVEKGHAYYAFDTPEELTEMREKFKSDANPSPQYDRSIRMRMKNSLTLSEEEVTRFLSEDMPHVIRIKMPENESVGFVDMIRGEVHFDTALVDDKVLLKADGMPTYHLAVVVDDHLMKITHAFRGEEWLPSAPVHVLLWKYLFGLEKMPQWAHLPLILGPNGKLSKRDGAKYGFPVFAMNWTDPKTGELTEGFREKGFLPEAFINLLALLGWNDGSEKELFSMEELTEAFSMERVHSGGAKFDYEKAKWFNHEWIKAASVETLRSEVDCVLDGKNIKVSDSALLDKVIGLVKERCTLLPDFYEQSKFFFETPKDIDLTPIKAKWDQDKRNFFELIGKEFRDVQDWKAVDLETYFKQKAAEHKLKPGDVLLPLRVMLVGGKFGPGVFEIAELIGKEETILRIKNVLKLLA; this is encoded by the coding sequence ATGAAGAAAGTTCGCGTACGTTTTGCCCCCAGCCCCACCGGCGGCCTTCACCTGGGGGGTGTAAGGACGGTTTTATACAATTACCTTTTTGCCAAAAAACACGGCGGTGATTTTGTCCTTCGTATTGAAGACACGGATCAATCCCGGTTTGTAGATGGGGCAGAGAAATACATTTTTGACTGTCTGCAGTGGTGCGGCCTGGTGCCGGATGAAAGCCCGCTGCATGGCGGCGAATACGGGCCCTATCGCCAGAGCGAAAGGAAAGAGATGTATCGCGCCTATGCCGAAAAACTGGTGGAGAAAGGGCATGCCTATTACGCGTTTGATACCCCGGAAGAATTGACCGAGATGCGGGAAAAATTCAAGTCGGATGCCAACCCTTCCCCACAATACGATCGCAGCATCCGGATGCGGATGAAGAATTCACTGACCCTGAGCGAAGAAGAAGTAACCCGGTTCCTGAGTGAGGACATGCCCCATGTGATCCGGATCAAAATGCCCGAAAATGAATCCGTAGGTTTTGTAGATATGATACGTGGGGAGGTACATTTTGATACCGCCCTGGTGGATGATAAAGTATTGCTTAAAGCAGACGGGATGCCTACCTATCACCTGGCTGTGGTGGTGGACGACCACCTCATGAAGATCACACATGCATTTCGCGGGGAAGAGTGGTTGCCTTCTGCCCCTGTACATGTCCTTCTTTGGAAATATTTATTTGGATTGGAGAAAATGCCCCAGTGGGCACACCTTCCACTCATACTTGGCCCCAATGGGAAGCTGAGTAAAAGGGACGGTGCAAAATATGGCTTCCCTGTTTTTGCGATGAACTGGACCGATCCCAAAACGGGTGAACTCACCGAAGGGTTTCGGGAAAAAGGATTCCTGCCCGAAGCATTTATCAATCTACTCGCGCTGTTGGGATGGAATGATGGGTCGGAAAAAGAACTTTTTTCCATGGAAGAATTGACAGAGGCCTTTTCAATGGAGCGGGTACATAGCGGCGGAGCCAAATTTGATTATGAGAAGGCTAAATGGTTCAACCACGAATGGATAAAGGCCGCCAGTGTGGAAACACTCCGGTCTGAAGTGGACTGTGTGTTGGATGGTAAAAACATCAAGGTATCCGATAGCGCATTACTCGATAAAGTGATCGGTCTGGTAAAGGAACGGTGTACTTTATTACCGGATTTTTATGAACAATCGAAGTTCTTTTTTGAAACGCCGAAGGATATTGATCTTACTCCCATAAAGGCAAAGTGGGACCAGGATAAGCGTAATTTTTTTGAATTGATCGGCAAAGAATTTAGGGATGTGCAGGATTGGAAGGCGGTGGATCTGGAGACCTATTTTAAGCAAAAGGCCGCCGAACATAAACTGAAACCAGGAGATGTACTATTGCCGTTGCGTGTGATGCTGGTTGGCGGAAAATTCGGACCGGGTGTATTTGAGATCGCAGAGTTGATCGGAAAGGAAGAAACCATCCTGCGGATTAAAAATGTTTTGAAATTGCTGGCTTAG
- a CDS encoding polysaccharide deacetylase family protein, protein MFYFVKTPGWLKKIYRSYEWSREGEGKTVYLTFDDGPHPEVTPFVLKQLRTHDALATFFCIGKNVEAYPEIYKQIQDGGHAIGNHTYSHLNAWKTGANKYLADVARASDLIDSNLFRPPYGRITPFISKNLAPAMKGQKPRVIMWDVLSADFDTKITPQRCLENVIWNIRPGSIITFHDSAKAFPRLEYSLPRTLVYLREQGFECRSL, encoded by the coding sequence ATGTTTTACTTCGTAAAAACACCAGGGTGGCTCAAGAAGATTTACCGTTCGTATGAATGGAGCAGGGAAGGAGAGGGGAAAACGGTCTACCTCACTTTTGATGATGGACCACATCCGGAGGTGACCCCCTTTGTGCTGAAGCAACTCCGTACGCATGATGCCCTTGCCACCTTTTTTTGTATCGGGAAGAATGTGGAGGCCTACCCCGAGATCTACAAACAGATCCAGGATGGAGGACATGCCATAGGAAATCATACCTATAGCCATCTAAATGCCTGGAAAACAGGCGCGAATAAATATCTTGCCGATGTCGCCAGGGCTTCCGACCTGATTGATTCCAATCTGTTTCGTCCTCCTTATGGCAGGATTACACCATTTATATCCAAAAACCTGGCACCGGCCATGAAAGGTCAAAAACCACGCGTGATCATGTGGGATGTGTTAAGCGCCGATTTTGATACAAAAATTACTCCGCAACGATGTCTGGAAAATGTGATCTGGAATATCAGACCCGGATCGATCATTACATTTCACGACAGTGCCAAGGCGTTTCCACGGCTGGAATACTCACTACCACGAACACTTGTTTATCTCCGGGAACAGGGGTTTGAATGTAGGTCTTTGTAA
- a CDS encoding TatD family hydrolase has translation MPPILIDTHSHIYLPELAEDLPGIIQRAENEGVKKILLPAIDSETHSMVIATARKYPGQCLPMMGVHPCSVKEDYEKELAIARQHILAMLQTKGEAPVAVGECGLDYYWDKTHITQQKLAFEEQIRWALEFDLPVVIHSRDSTDDCADIIEKFQQGNLRGVFHCFSGTAEQARRITGLGFYLGIGGVITYKKSGLDQAIKDIPLEWLVIETDAPYLSPVPFRGKRNEPSYIIHTLQKLADTMEISREKAAEATSNNARVLFRI, from the coding sequence ATGCCCCCCATTCTGATCGATACCCACAGCCATATTTACCTCCCCGAGTTGGCCGAAGACCTGCCTGGGATCATCCAGCGTGCTGAAAATGAGGGGGTTAAAAAAATATTACTCCCGGCCATTGATTCAGAGACCCATTCGATGGTCATAGCCACCGCCAGGAAGTACCCGGGGCAATGCTTGCCCATGATGGGGGTGCACCCCTGTTCTGTGAAGGAGGATTATGAAAAGGAGCTGGCGATAGCCCGGCAGCATATTTTAGCCATGTTGCAGACGAAAGGAGAGGCGCCGGTTGCGGTTGGGGAGTGCGGATTGGATTATTATTGGGATAAGACCCATATCACGCAGCAGAAACTGGCATTTGAAGAACAGATTCGATGGGCACTGGAATTTGACCTGCCAGTAGTGATCCATAGCAGGGATTCCACCGATGACTGTGCCGATATTATTGAAAAGTTTCAGCAGGGAAATTTGCGCGGAGTCTTTCATTGTTTTTCCGGAACAGCGGAACAGGCCAGGCGGATAACCGGACTGGGTTTTTATTTGGGAATTGGTGGGGTGATCACCTACAAAAAATCTGGCCTGGACCAGGCCATAAAAGATATACCACTCGAATGGTTGGTCATTGAAACAGATGCGCCTTATCTCTCTCCCGTTCCTTTTCGCGGCAAGCGCAATGAACCATCTTATATAATACATACGCTGCAGAAGCTGGCCGATACGATGGAGATCAGTCGCGAAAAAGCAGCGGAAGCCACGAGCAATAACGCCCGGGTTTTATTCCGTATTTAG
- a CDS encoding cupin domain-containing protein: MPQAISIHQKFSLFDKLWTPHIIGELNGQYVKLCKLQGDFVWHSHEKEDELFMVFKGTLLMDFRDGTTVEVKEGEILIVPKGVEHRPHTNGEIVFNLLFEPKDTQHTGEVESELTVKELTWI; encoded by the coding sequence ATGCCACAAGCAATTTCCATCCACCAAAAATTCTCCCTGTTCGACAAATTATGGACGCCTCATATCATTGGGGAACTTAATGGGCAATATGTAAAGCTTTGCAAACTGCAGGGTGATTTTGTGTGGCATAGCCACGAAAAGGAAGATGAGCTTTTTATGGTATTTAAAGGCACCCTGCTCATGGATTTCAGGGATGGAACAACAGTGGAAGTAAAGGAAGGAGAAATTCTGATCGTTCCAAAGGGTGTCGAACACCGACCGCATACCAATGGTGAAATTGTATTTAATCTTCTCTTTGAACCCAAGGACACCCAACACACGGGTGAGGTCGAGAGTGAATTAACGGTAAAGGAATTGACCTGGATTTGA
- a CDS encoding helix-turn-helix transcriptional regulator, whose product MEKVTIDSFYRELFGDAATQLDDFFEQQSAKNIGHFNVFNIEKLFGNGTKKGVMPYNRRLYYKISLIKGRNLVEYADKTVEIEKQGILFATPKIPYRYLPLEKEQSGYFCLFTKEFLSKSNTGVLIDDFPIYKPSSDFVYQLNDEQFHSLNAIFEKMDTELSADYQFKYDLLRNYVLELIHMGQKLKPIASSINTTNAANRITALFIELLERQFPIENDAQVIQLKAPNDFALSLGIHINHLNKVLKETTGKSTREIINGRLVEEAKILLQKTKWNVSEIAFALGFEEVAHFSNFFKKHTSLSPLKFRN is encoded by the coding sequence ATGGAAAAGGTAACGATCGATTCATTTTACCGCGAGTTGTTTGGAGATGCAGCCACCCAACTGGATGATTTTTTTGAACAGCAAAGTGCCAAAAACATTGGTCATTTTAACGTATTTAACATAGAGAAACTGTTTGGAAATGGTACCAAAAAGGGCGTAATGCCCTATAACCGAAGACTGTATTATAAGATTAGTTTAATAAAGGGACGTAACCTGGTGGAATACGCTGATAAGACCGTGGAAATTGAAAAACAAGGGATTTTATTTGCCACACCCAAGATTCCCTACCGGTATTTGCCCCTGGAGAAAGAACAGTCCGGGTATTTTTGTCTATTTACCAAAGAGTTTCTCTCCAAGTCGAATACAGGCGTATTGATCGATGATTTCCCGATCTATAAACCCAGTAGCGATTTTGTATATCAGTTAAATGATGAACAATTCCACTCGTTAAACGCCATTTTTGAGAAAATGGATACGGAGCTTTCCGCGGATTATCAATTCAAATATGACCTGCTTCGGAACTATGTATTGGAACTGATCCATATGGGGCAAAAGCTTAAACCCATAGCCAGTTCGATAAACACCACCAATGCAGCGAACCGGATAACGGCTTTGTTTATCGAATTGCTGGAACGACAGTTCCCTATCGAGAATGATGCCCAGGTGATTCAACTTAAAGCGCCTAATGATTTTGCCCTTTCACTCGGCATCCATATCAACCATCTCAATAAGGTGCTCAAGGAAACGACCGGAAAAAGTACGCGGGAGATCATCAATGGCCGGCTTGTGGAAGAAGCAAAGATCCTGCTCCAGAAAACAAAATGGAATGTATCGGAGATCGCTTTCGCTTTGGGGTTTGAGGAAGTAGCCCACTTTTCCAATTTTTTCAAGAAACATACCTCCCTGTCTCCCCTGAAATTCAGAAATTGA
- a CDS encoding SDR family oxidoreductase — translation MSNNAGKIALVTGGSRGLGKSMALQLAKKGFDLIITYHSKEAEANEVVKAIQTAGKKAIALQLDVSKSRSFDAFTDLVKSKLNTEFGASHIQALVNNAGVGAYTPIETTTEEQFDEMVNIHLKATFFLTQKLLPVLADGGSIVNLSSGLARFSYPNYAVYAIMKAGIESLSRYQAIEFGSRKIRVNTVAPGAIETDFGGGAVRDNKDLNAYIAGSTALGRVGLPDDVGTVVAFLCSEDAKWVNAQRIEVAGGVHI, via the coding sequence ATGTCAAACAATGCAGGAAAAATAGCCCTGGTAACAGGCGGTAGTCGCGGATTAGGTAAAAGTATGGCCCTCCAATTGGCCAAAAAAGGATTTGATCTTATTATAACCTATCACAGTAAGGAAGCTGAAGCCAATGAAGTGGTAAAAGCTATTCAAACAGCAGGAAAAAAAGCCATTGCCCTTCAACTGGATGTTTCGAAATCAAGAAGTTTTGATGCTTTTACTGATCTGGTTAAATCAAAATTGAACACGGAGTTCGGTGCCAGTCATATTCAGGCATTGGTAAATAATGCCGGAGTAGGGGCTTACACCCCCATTGAAACCACCACTGAGGAGCAGTTTGATGAAATGGTTAATATCCATTTGAAAGCCACATTTTTCCTTACGCAGAAATTACTTCCGGTCCTCGCAGATGGTGGAAGTATTGTAAACCTTTCTTCCGGACTTGCCCGGTTTAGCTATCCCAACTATGCCGTTTATGCCATCATGAAGGCAGGTATTGAAAGTTTATCAAGATATCAGGCCATTGAGTTTGGAAGCAGAAAAATCAGGGTGAACACGGTGGCACCAGGGGCTATAGAAACAGATTTTGGAGGAGGGGCCGTCAGAGATAATAAAGACCTGAATGCTTATATCGCCGGGTCTACGGCACTGGGCCGGGTAGGTTTACCGGATGATGTGGGTACAGTCGTGGCTTTCCTATGCAGCGAAGACGCGAAATGGGTCAACGCCCAGCGCATCGAAGTGGCAGGTGGTGTACATATTTAG
- a CDS encoding DM13 domain-containing protein, which yields MRKLNLILLSGVLFMAACSKDKTADIISPPEVIDTSSANIKYQGMFTPTSGIVAHGYAKIISSNQKLNLVLDSFYVSGGPDLKVYLSKSASPQDFINLGALRNQTTELTYPLMENIDFTVYTHVLIHCQQYNHLFAIARLLP from the coding sequence ATGCGAAAACTAAATCTGATCCTTTTATCCGGAGTGCTATTTATGGCCGCCTGCTCCAAAGACAAAACGGCCGACATCATTTCTCCACCCGAGGTTATTGACACATCCTCAGCAAATATCAAATACCAGGGTATGTTTACCCCTACCAGCGGAATTGTGGCCCATGGGTATGCCAAGATCATTTCCAGCAACCAAAAGCTAAACCTGGTGCTGGATAGTTTTTATGTCAGTGGAGGCCCCGACCTGAAAGTTTATTTATCCAAAAGTGCAAGTCCGCAGGATTTTATCAATCTCGGTGCCCTTCGCAACCAAACCACGGAGCTTACTTATCCGTTAATGGAAAATATCGATTTCACGGTTTATACGCATGTATTGATCCATTGTCAGCAATACAATCATCTGTTTGCGATAGCCCGACTATTACCCTAA
- a CDS encoding SDR family oxidoreductase, which produces MSTATPFSLVGKTAIITGAGSGIGRAIAVLFARQGAQIALFDLDDQACKTTAAEILAHGGKASPYALDISRQEEVHESVKMVIEQYGRIDILVNNAGVAHVGRADTTSEEDFVRLFQINVKGVYNGLHAILPFMMEQKKGVILNMCSIAATIGITDRFAYSMSKGAVLGMTLSTARDFLEHNIRCNAISPARIHTPFVDGFLAKNFPFKEMEMFEALSKSQPIGRMGTPEEVAYLALYLCSDEAGFVTGCDYPLDGGFIKLNN; this is translated from the coding sequence ATGAGTACTGCTACTCCATTTAGTCTTGTCGGTAAAACAGCTATTATTACAGGCGCAGGAAGTGGCATCGGTCGTGCGATAGCGGTTCTTTTTGCCCGACAAGGAGCCCAGATAGCCTTGTTTGACCTGGACGATCAGGCGTGTAAGACTACAGCTGCCGAGATTCTTGCCCATGGCGGAAAGGCGAGTCCCTATGCGTTGGATATTTCCAGGCAAGAGGAGGTACATGAATCTGTCAAGATGGTCATCGAGCAGTATGGCCGTATAGATATATTGGTCAACAATGCCGGAGTGGCCCATGTGGGCAGAGCAGATACCACGTCTGAGGAAGACTTTGTCCGGCTTTTCCAGATCAATGTAAAAGGTGTATATAATGGTTTACACGCTATATTACCCTTTATGATGGAGCAGAAGAAAGGCGTGATCCTGAATATGTGTTCCATTGCTGCTACAATAGGAATCACCGACCGTTTTGCCTACAGCATGAGCAAGGGGGCGGTCTTAGGCATGACCCTCTCTACTGCGCGTGATTTTCTGGAGCATAATATCCGGTGTAATGCCATTTCCCCGGCGAGAATTCATACCCCCTTCGTCGATGGATTCCTGGCGAAGAATTTCCCGTTTAAGGAAATGGAAATGTTTGAGGCCCTGTCTAAAAGCCAACCGATCGGGAGAATGGGCACCCCGGAAGAGGTAGCTTACCTGGCCCTTTATCTCTGTAGTGATGAAGCCGGGTTTGTGACGGGTTGCGACTATCCGCTGGATGGCGGGTTTATAAAATTGAATAATTGA
- a CDS encoding fumarylacetoacetate hydrolase family protein: protein MKLIRFGEPGKEKPGIFAQDTYFDASDFFPDYNESFFANNGVEKLQTLLQERKLSEVSVSRLGCPVHRPSKIVCIGLNYSDHAKETGATPPNEPVIFLKSTTAITGPNDPVMIPRDSVKTDWEVELALVIGKKASYVSESEAMEYVAGYVLHNDISEREFQLERGGTWDKGKGCDTFAPIGPWLVTKEEIADVHNLPLWLSVNGQQVQHGTTANLIFGVPFLVAYVSQFMTLLPGDIISTGTPAGVGLGMKPPQYLKPGDVMELGIDGLGSSKQTVIAFSK, encoded by the coding sequence ATGAAATTGATTCGATTTGGCGAACCAGGAAAAGAGAAGCCCGGCATTTTTGCACAGGATACTTATTTTGATGCCTCTGATTTCTTTCCCGACTACAATGAATCATTTTTTGCCAACAACGGCGTGGAAAAATTACAAACACTTTTACAGGAAAGGAAACTATCGGAAGTATCTGTTAGTCGTCTGGGTTGCCCGGTTCATCGGCCTTCAAAGATCGTATGCATCGGACTCAATTATTCAGATCATGCCAAAGAGACTGGCGCTACACCCCCTAACGAACCAGTTATTTTTTTAAAATCCACTACAGCGATCACTGGTCCCAATGACCCGGTAATGATTCCGCGTGATTCAGTAAAGACCGATTGGGAAGTGGAACTGGCCCTGGTGATCGGGAAAAAGGCAAGTTATGTAAGTGAGAGCGAGGCCATGGAATATGTGGCAGGCTACGTGTTGCACAATGATATTAGTGAGCGTGAATTTCAGTTGGAGCGTGGAGGAACCTGGGATAAAGGAAAGGGCTGTGATACGTTTGCGCCGATCGGCCCCTGGTTGGTGACTAAAGAAGAGATCGCTGATGTACATAATCTGCCACTCTGGTTATCGGTAAATGGACAGCAGGTTCAGCATGGCACAACGGCCAACCTGATATTTGGTGTGCCCTTTCTGGTCGCTTACGTTAGCCAATTCATGACCTTGTTACCGGGAGATATTATCTCTACGGGTACGCCTGCCGGTGTAGGCTTAGGCATGAAGCCACCACAGTACCTGAAACCGGGGGATGTGATGGAACTCGGGATAGATGGATTGGGCAGTTCCAAACAGACCGTTATTGCTTTTTCAAAATAG
- the fucP gene encoding L-fucose:H+ symporter permease: MQPTNKYLIPFILVTCLFFLWGFVHNLDPILIPHLKRSFTLTTTQSTLIDSAVFIAYFVMALPAGFIMKRFGYKTGIIAGLGLFAAGSFMFLPAADQQSYTYFLVALFIIACGLTILETAANPYAAALGDPKTSTQRLNFAQSFNGLAAALAPVIGARIILTKGHTDVELNAMTETAREMALASEAASVKMPYLILGLVLVLVAILFAFVHLPKLNTGAGHASSKSIFHALKHKHLAWAVAAQFFYVGAQVSVFSLFILYAEKSASLDQVTAADYLGACGIAFLIGRFLGTFLMRYISPPTLLAVYAAASMALSLVAIWATGMITVYAVIGICFFMSIMFPTIFSLGIKNLKADTEFGSSLIIMAIVGGAVMPRFFGQISDYTGNIQLGYIIPFICFLVVLIFGWKGYRAGTHSADLG, encoded by the coding sequence ATGCAACCAACCAACAAATACCTGATCCCGTTCATCCTGGTCACCTGCCTCTTCTTTTTGTGGGGCTTTGTACACAATCTCGATCCCATTTTAATCCCACACCTGAAGCGTTCGTTCACGTTGACCACCACGCAATCCACCTTGATCGATTCAGCCGTTTTCATCGCTTATTTTGTCATGGCTTTACCAGCCGGGTTTATCATGAAGCGGTTTGGATATAAAACCGGGATCATTGCAGGGCTTGGACTTTTTGCGGCAGGTTCTTTTATGTTCCTCCCGGCGGCAGATCAGCAATCCTATACTTATTTTCTCGTTGCCTTATTTATCATTGCCTGTGGGCTTACCATTCTTGAAACAGCTGCCAATCCCTATGCCGCGGCCCTGGGTGATCCTAAAACCTCCACACAACGCCTCAATTTTGCTCAATCCTTCAATGGCCTGGCTGCAGCCCTGGCACCGGTGATTGGTGCACGGATCATTTTAACCAAAGGCCATACAGATGTCGAGCTAAATGCGATGACTGAAACAGCGCGAGAAATGGCGCTGGCTTCTGAGGCGGCATCTGTAAAAATGCCCTATCTGATATTAGGACTGGTATTGGTATTGGTGGCGATCCTGTTTGCATTTGTTCATTTACCAAAACTGAATACTGGTGCAGGCCATGCCTCAAGCAAAAGTATCTTTCATGCGCTTAAACACAAACACCTTGCCTGGGCCGTAGCCGCGCAGTTCTTTTATGTGGGGGCACAGGTTTCTGTTTTCAGTTTGTTTATTTTATATGCAGAAAAATCAGCTTCCTTAGACCAGGTAACTGCTGCCGACTACCTGGGGGCTTGTGGAATAGCCTTTCTGATCGGACGCTTTCTGGGCACTTTTCTTATGCGGTATATCTCCCCTCCCACCTTGCTTGCGGTATATGCAGCGGCCAGCATGGCTTTGAGTTTGGTGGCCATTTGGGCAACGGGTATGATCACCGTATATGCCGTCATAGGGATATGCTTTTTCATGTCGATCATGTTTCCTACGATCTTTTCATTGGGGATCAAAAACCTGAAGGCCGATACCGAATTTGGAAGCAGCCTGATCATCATGGCTATTGTGGGTGGTGCGGTGATGCCACGGTTCTTTGGTCAGATAAGTGACTACACCGGAAATATTCAGTTGGGATATATTATACCCTTTATCTGTTTTTTGGTGGTGCTGATATTTGGCTGGAAGGGGTATCGGGCTGGAACTCACTCTGCTGATTTGGGATAA
- a CDS encoding zinc-binding alcohol dehydrogenase family protein gives MNILICTEPGEFRYMEMEEPSAMPGHAIVKVNRIGVCGTDLHAFEGTQPYFTYPRVLGHELSGVVASVEPGIGVKSGDPVCLIPYFHCGKCAACKKGLTNCCQSIRVFGVHIDGGMKPYISVPIENLIVEPELDFDTLALVEPLAIGAHAVRRSGLQKGDFALVIGAGPIGIGVMEFARRAGARVIAADVNEDRLNYCRNEIGVEFTVNPIRQDMNAYLDEITETAMPDVVFDASGNRKAINGAFPYMGHGGRFVLVGLQKEEIIFSHPEFHKREATLMSSRNATREDFEEVLRFLKEKKFRTKAYITHRAKFEEVGTCFGDWLNPANGVIKAMIEL, from the coding sequence ATGAACATTTTGATTTGCACGGAGCCTGGTGAATTCAGGTATATGGAAATGGAAGAGCCATCGGCTATGCCAGGGCATGCGATTGTCAAAGTAAACCGGATAGGCGTTTGTGGCACAGACCTTCATGCTTTTGAAGGCACCCAACCATACTTTACCTATCCCCGGGTATTGGGGCATGAATTATCAGGCGTGGTGGCTTCGGTAGAGCCGGGAATAGGAGTGAAGTCGGGTGATCCTGTTTGCCTGATCCCCTATTTTCACTGTGGTAAATGTGCTGCGTGCAAAAAAGGGTTAACCAATTGTTGCCAATCCATCCGTGTTTTTGGCGTACATATAGATGGAGGAATGAAACCTTATATTTCGGTGCCCATTGAGAATCTCATTGTTGAACCCGAATTGGATTTTGATACATTGGCGCTTGTAGAACCATTGGCCATTGGAGCGCACGCCGTAAGGAGGTCAGGTTTGCAAAAGGGAGATTTTGCGCTGGTAATTGGTGCAGGCCCAATTGGGATCGGGGTCATGGAATTTGCCCGCAGGGCCGGGGCCCGGGTGATTGCGGCGGATGTGAATGAAGACCGATTGAATTACTGTCGTAATGAAATCGGCGTGGAATTTACCGTTAACCCAATCAGGCAGGATATGAATGCCTATCTGGATGAGATCACCGAAACCGCCATGCCGGATGTGGTCTTTGATGCCAGCGGAAATCGAAAGGCCATCAATGGAGCTTTTCCTTACATGGGTCATGGCGGCAGGTTTGTACTGGTAGGATTGCAGAAGGAAGAAATCATATTCAGTCATCCCGAGTTTCATAAACGGGAAGCCACGTTGATGAGTAGCCGAAATGCTACGCGGGAGGATTTCGAAGAGGTGCTGAGGTTTCTGAAAGAAAAAAAGTTCAGGACAAAAGCCTATATCACCCACAGAGCGAAGTTTGAGGAAGTTGGAACTTGTTTTGGTGATTGGCTGAATCCGGCCAATGGAGTGATAAAAGCGATGATCGAATTGTAG
- a CDS encoding L-rhamnose mutarotase, whose protein sequence is MKRYCLALDLKNDPALIAEYEAWHAAVWPEILASIRDAGIMGMEIYRWGNRLFMIMETTDDFSFERKSAMDKANEKVNEWEELMWKYQQALPGSAPGEKWILMDKIFDLNT, encoded by the coding sequence ATGAAACGATATTGTTTGGCCCTGGATCTTAAAAATGACCCGGCATTGATTGCTGAATACGAAGCCTGGCATGCTGCGGTATGGCCAGAAATACTTGCTTCCATCCGGGATGCGGGTATCATGGGTATGGAAATATACCGATGGGGTAATCGTCTATTCATGATCATGGAAACAACTGATGATTTTTCTTTCGAAAGAAAATCGGCCATGGACAAAGCCAATGAAAAAGTAAATGAATGGGAAGAATTAATGTGGAAGTATCAACAAGCCCTGCCGGGTTCTGCCCCGGGGGAGAAATGGATATTGATGGATAAAATATTTGATCTCAACACTTAA
- a CDS encoding amidohydrolase family protein, giving the protein MIVDAHQHFWKYDPVRHDWIGEDMKVIRRDFQPKDLEEVYAKNGVHACVAVQADQSEAETDMLLAFAKTHDFIKGVVGWVDLRGEELDDRLSYYSSFPKLKGFRHVLQNEEPSFMLDPAFLRGIGLLQKFDLAYDLLIFPHHLDAAIEMVGHFPEQRFVVDHLAKPLIKKGEIREWKEKMKELSKHPHIYCKISGMVTEADWENWKSEDLIPYMEAVTEIFGPDRLMFGSDWPVCLVASSYDKWLGFVKTFYSSLSPEDQAKILGGNVNSFYRLNCL; this is encoded by the coding sequence ATGATCGTCGATGCCCATCAGCATTTTTGGAAATATGACCCTGTCAGGCATGACTGGATCGGAGAGGATATGAAGGTGATCCGTAGGGATTTTCAACCAAAGGATTTAGAAGAAGTATATGCGAAGAATGGGGTCCACGCTTGTGTAGCCGTTCAGGCTGATCAGTCAGAAGCTGAAACTGATATGTTATTGGCTTTTGCAAAAACGCATGACTTCATAAAGGGTGTAGTTGGATGGGTGGATCTTCGCGGGGAAGAGTTGGATGACAGGTTGAGTTACTATTCCTCTTTTCCCAAACTCAAAGGCTTTCGGCATGTGTTGCAAAACGAAGAACCTTCCTTTATGCTTGACCCGGCTTTTCTGCGGGGGATTGGTTTATTACAGAAATTTGATTTAGCGTATGACCTACTGATTTTTCCTCACCACCTGGACGCTGCCATAGAAATGGTCGGTCATTTCCCGGAACAACGATTTGTAGTGGATCACCTCGCAAAACCATTGATCAAAAAAGGGGAGATCAGGGAATGGAAGGAGAAAATGAAGGAACTCAGCAAGCATCCACATATTTACTGCAAAATAAGCGGGATGGTGACGGAAGCTGATTGGGAAAACTGGAAGAGCGAGGACCTGATTCCTTATATGGAAGCGGTGACTGAAATTTTTGGTCCCGACAGGCTGATGTTTGGCAGTGATTGGCCGGTATGCCTGGTAGCCTCGTCTTATGATAAATGGCTGGGTTTTGTAAAAACATTCTACAGCTCCCTTTCGCCTGAAGATCAGGCAAAAATATTGGGAGGTAATGTGAACTCATTTTATCGGTTGAATTGTTTATAA